A section of the Ornithinimicrobium sufpigmenti genome encodes:
- the larB gene encoding nickel pincer cofactor biosynthesis protein LarB: MSDPSDPSDPSDPSDSATHFVRDPEARDPDLDLDLERGRRRGYPEAVLCDAKTPDQVRRIALRWRESGTPGPVLFTRVDADRAAAVLAELPDAAHDETARVVAWPAEPPAPSGGRVIVVAAGTSDLPVAREAELTARHLGRETRLIVDVGVAGLHRILARTEELRHPAVRAIVVVAGMDGALPSVVAGLVGVPVVAVPTSVGYGAAFGGVAALLTMLTSCAPGVAVVNIDNGYGGGHLAAQIAADLPQP, translated from the coding sequence GTGAGCGACCCGAGCGACCCGAGCGACCCGAGCGACCCGAGCGACTCGGCGACGCACTTTGTGCGCGACCCGGAAGCGCGCGATCCCGACCTCGACCTCGACCTCGAGCGCGGACGGCGGCGGGGCTATCCCGAGGCGGTGCTCTGCGACGCCAAGACGCCCGACCAGGTGCGGCGGATCGCGCTGCGGTGGCGGGAGTCGGGCACCCCGGGGCCCGTGCTGTTCACCCGGGTCGACGCGGACCGGGCCGCCGCCGTCCTCGCCGAGCTGCCCGACGCCGCCCACGACGAGACCGCTCGCGTGGTGGCCTGGCCGGCCGAGCCGCCAGCGCCCAGCGGTGGACGGGTGATCGTCGTCGCGGCCGGCACCTCGGACCTGCCGGTAGCACGGGAGGCCGAGCTCACGGCGCGGCACCTGGGGCGGGAGACCAGGCTCATCGTCGACGTCGGGGTGGCCGGTCTGCACCGGATCCTTGCGCGGACGGAGGAGCTGCGGCACCCGGCGGTGCGGGCGATCGTGGTCGTGGCCGGGATGGACGGCGCCCTGCCCAGCGTGGTCGCCGGCCTGGTCGGCGTCCCCGTCGTCGCGGTGCCGACCTCCGTGGGCTACGGCGCCGCCTTCGGCGGGGTGGCGGCGCTGCTCACGATGCTGACCAGCTGCGCCCCTGGCGTGGCCGTGGTCAACATCGACAACGGCTACGGTGGCGGGCACCTGGCCGCGCAGATCGCGGCGGACCTCCCTCAGCCCTGA
- the larE gene encoding ATP-dependent sacrificial sulfur transferase LarE: MAPEPVPAHLRAHVDAFARAVDGVGRLGVAYSGGVDSSVLLALALRLLGPDRVLAVTGVSASLAGRDHARARAQAEGLGARMVEVRTREMDRDDYRRNGVDRCYFCKDELFTVISAELVAEHGLDAVAYGENADDALRPDRPGSGAATEHRVLRPLADARMDKKTVREVAAWLGLPTAQTPASPCLASRIPHHQEVTPEKLAQVEAAEDAVLALGIPEVRVRHHGDTARVEVPMAHLETLLAAREPLTAQLRQIGFAEVILDPGGLQSGRFTLEALGLSDGTR, from the coding sequence TTGGCTCCTGAGCCGGTCCCGGCACACCTGCGCGCGCACGTCGACGCCTTCGCCCGGGCGGTGGACGGCGTGGGGCGGCTGGGCGTGGCCTACTCCGGTGGTGTCGACTCCTCGGTGCTCCTGGCGCTGGCGCTGCGCCTGCTCGGACCGGACCGCGTCCTGGCGGTGACCGGTGTGTCGGCCAGCCTGGCCGGCCGCGACCATGCCCGTGCCCGCGCCCAGGCAGAGGGCCTGGGTGCCCGCATGGTCGAAGTCCGGACCCGGGAGATGGACCGGGATGACTACCGACGCAACGGGGTCGACCGGTGCTACTTCTGCAAGGACGAGCTGTTCACGGTGATCTCTGCCGAGCTGGTGGCCGAGCACGGGCTGGACGCGGTGGCCTACGGCGAGAACGCCGACGACGCGCTGCGCCCCGACCGGCCCGGTTCCGGCGCCGCCACCGAGCACCGGGTGCTGCGGCCCCTGGCGGACGCCCGGATGGACAAGAAGACGGTGCGGGAGGTTGCCGCGTGGCTCGGGCTGCCGACGGCGCAGACCCCTGCCTCGCCGTGCCTGGCCTCGCGGATCCCCCACCACCAGGAGGTCACGCCGGAGAAGCTGGCCCAGGTCGAGGCGGCCGAGGACGCGGTGCTTGCACTCGGCATCCCCGAGGTGCGGGTGCGGCACCACGGCGACACCGCCAGGGTGGAGGTGCCGATGGCCCACCTGGAGACGTTGCTGGCCGCTCGGGAACCCCTCACCGCCCAGCTGCGGCAGATCGGTTTCGCCGAGGTCATCCTCGACCCGGGCGGGCTGCAGTCCGGCCGGTTCACCCTGGAAGCACTGGGACTCTCGGACGGGACCCGGTGA
- the gndA gene encoding NADP-dependent phosphogluconate dehydrogenase, whose protein sequence is MAVMGRNLARNLARNGHAVAIYNRTQSRAQEVIDLHGTEGTFVLTGDLEAFVDSLARPRQIIIMVQAGAGTDAVIDSLVPLLQEGDIVVDGGNARYQDTRRREEALRAHGLHFVGVGISGGEVGALEGPSIMPGGSVESYAALGPILESISAKVDGEPCCTHIGPDGAGHFVKMVHNGIEYADMQFISEAYDLLRAAGMEPAAMSQVFRSWNEGDLDSYLIEVTAEVLAQDDARTGGPLVDSIVDAAGQKGTGSWTVQAALELGVPVNAIAESVFARSASSHPELRAAAQPALAGPDRDLTAYLQTPQGGEGQGLDAFVEQVRQSLWAAKVVAYAQGLHLIRVASDSYGWDVDIAEVARIWRAGCIIRARLLERIRGEYAAQQLTTLLEAPSIRDGLEQAQDGWRRVVGVGAAAGVPLPGFGAALAYYDTLRAPRLPAALVQGQRDYFGAHTYGRVDDEGSFHTDWSGDRSELKIGS, encoded by the coding sequence ATGGCGGTGATGGGGCGCAACCTGGCCCGCAACCTGGCCCGCAACGGGCACGCCGTCGCGATCTACAACCGCACCCAGTCCCGGGCCCAGGAGGTCATCGACCTGCACGGCACCGAAGGCACCTTCGTGCTGACCGGCGACCTGGAGGCGTTCGTCGACTCGCTGGCCCGGCCGCGGCAGATCATCATCATGGTCCAGGCCGGGGCGGGCACCGATGCGGTCATCGACTCCCTCGTCCCCCTGCTGCAGGAGGGGGACATCGTGGTGGACGGCGGCAACGCCCGCTACCAGGACACCCGCCGGCGCGAGGAGGCGCTGCGCGCGCACGGGCTGCACTTCGTCGGGGTCGGTATCTCCGGCGGTGAGGTCGGCGCCCTGGAGGGCCCCTCGATCATGCCGGGCGGCTCCGTCGAGTCCTACGCCGCGCTCGGCCCGATCCTGGAGAGCATCTCGGCGAAGGTGGACGGCGAGCCGTGCTGCACCCACATCGGCCCGGACGGCGCCGGCCACTTCGTCAAGATGGTGCACAACGGCATCGAGTATGCCGACATGCAGTTCATCTCCGAGGCCTACGACCTGCTCCGCGCGGCCGGGATGGAGCCGGCGGCGATGTCCCAGGTCTTCCGCTCCTGGAACGAGGGCGACCTGGACTCCTACCTCATCGAAGTGACCGCCGAGGTGCTTGCCCAGGACGATGCCCGCACCGGCGGCCCGCTGGTCGACTCCATCGTCGACGCCGCCGGGCAGAAGGGCACCGGCAGCTGGACGGTGCAGGCCGCCCTCGAGCTGGGGGTCCCGGTCAACGCGATCGCCGAGTCCGTCTTCGCCCGCTCCGCCTCCAGCCACCCCGAGCTGCGGGCCGCGGCCCAGCCGGCCCTCGCCGGACCGGACCGCGACCTCACGGCCTACCTGCAGACCCCTCAGGGCGGCGAGGGGCAGGGGCTGGACGCCTTCGTCGAGCAGGTGCGCCAGTCGCTGTGGGCGGCCAAGGTGGTCGCCTACGCGCAGGGCCTGCACCTGATCCGCGTCGCCTCGGACAGCTACGGGTGGGACGTCGACATCGCCGAGGTGGCGCGCATCTGGCGCGCCGGCTGCATCATCCGGGCCAGGCTGCTGGAGCGCATCCGCGGTGAGTATGCCGCCCAGCAGCTGACCACGCTGCTCGAGGCCCCCTCGATCCGGGACGGGCTGGAGCAGGCCCAGGACGGGTGGCGGCGCGTGGTGGGCGTCGGCGCGGCCGCGGGCGTCCCGCTGCCGGGCTTCGGCGCCGCGCTGGCCTACTACGACACCCTGCGGGCCCCGCGTCTGCCCGCCGCCCTGGTGCAGGGACAGCGTGACTACTTCGGGGCCCACACGTATGGTCGGGTCGATGACGAGGGCAGCTTCCACACCGACTGGTCCGGGGACCGTTCCGAGCTCAAGATTGGCTCCTGA